One Micromonospora craniellae genomic region harbors:
- a CDS encoding cell division protein PerM: MSPVTPDQPRRATDARGVGARPPGRAGPPRRVPVQRGVPGGRRHPPLAVAALVAAGGAALTSWLPVAFALWLFQLSEGAATLLGAVRAGAAGWLLGHGVPLETAAGPLGLAPLAVTVLAIWRLTRAGVHASRAVGARGSRSPGRTLAVAAAVGVGYGLIGVLAALLVDSGVSWSRAGVTLAVLGTLAAGLGAARTTGLAEALAGQVPSPVREGARAGMVAALVLLGAGAAGAGLAVATGGGDAADLIGAYRTGVAGQAGITLVSLAYAPNATVWATSYLLGPGFAVGTDTVVRTSEVAVGALPALPLFAGLPNGPVDGPGSIVVLAMPVLVGMAAGWLLARRLLRSTGAERAPLPWRRLLMPAVLVGPVAGVLLGVLAEVSGGPLGAGRLAEVGPVGWQVALAATLITAGGAVLGAAATRWLTRHPG, from the coding sequence ATGTCCCCCGTCACCCCTGACCAGCCCCGCCGGGCCACCGACGCCCGAGGAGTCGGTGCCCGGCCGCCCGGTCGCGCCGGCCCGCCCCGCCGGGTACCGGTGCAACGGGGCGTGCCCGGTGGCCGCCGTCACCCGCCGCTCGCGGTCGCCGCGCTGGTGGCCGCCGGTGGGGCCGCGCTCACCTCCTGGCTGCCGGTGGCGTTCGCCCTCTGGTTGTTCCAGCTCAGCGAAGGTGCCGCCACCCTGCTGGGCGCGGTCCGCGCGGGGGCGGCCGGATGGCTGCTCGGGCACGGGGTGCCGTTGGAGACCGCCGCCGGCCCGCTGGGCCTCGCCCCGCTCGCGGTCACCGTACTGGCGATCTGGCGGCTCACCCGGGCCGGCGTGCACGCCAGCCGCGCGGTCGGTGCGCGCGGCAGCCGGTCGCCGGGCCGCACGCTGGCCGTCGCGGCGGCGGTCGGCGTCGGGTACGGCCTGATCGGCGTGCTCGCCGCGCTGCTCGTCGACTCCGGCGTGTCGTGGTCGCGGGCCGGAGTGACGCTCGCGGTGCTCGGCACGCTCGCCGCCGGTCTCGGCGCGGCTCGGACGACCGGGCTGGCCGAGGCGCTCGCCGGGCAGGTGCCGTCGCCCGTAAGAGAAGGGGCCCGCGCCGGCATGGTGGCCGCACTCGTGCTGCTCGGCGCGGGGGCGGCGGGGGCGGGACTGGCCGTGGCGACCGGCGGTGGCGACGCGGCCGACCTGATCGGCGCCTACCGCACCGGCGTGGCCGGCCAGGCGGGCATCACACTGGTCAGCCTGGCCTACGCTCCCAACGCCACCGTCTGGGCCACCAGCTACCTGCTCGGGCCCGGCTTCGCCGTCGGCACGGACACGGTGGTCCGCACCAGCGAGGTCGCCGTCGGCGCGCTACCGGCCCTGCCGTTGTTCGCCGGGCTGCCGAACGGGCCGGTGGACGGGCCCGGGTCGATCGTGGTCCTCGCGATGCCGGTCCTGGTCGGCATGGCCGCCGGGTGGCTGCTGGCCCGCCGCCTGCTCCGGTCGACCGGCGCCGAACGCGCACCGCTGCCCTGGCGGCGGCTGCTCATGCCGGCCGTGCTTGTCGGCCCGGTGGCCGGGGTGCTCCTGGGGGTGCTCGCGGAGGTCTCCGGCGGGCCGCTGGGCGCCGGGCGGCTGGCCGAGGTCGGCCCGGTCGGTTGGCAGGTGGCGCTAGCCGCGACGCTGATCACGGCCGGCGGGGCGGTGCTCGGCGCGGCGGCCACCCGCTGGCTCACCCGGCACCCGGGCTGA
- a CDS encoding DUF4190 domain-containing protein, translated as MQPGSPGQDPYGQQPPYGDPTAPPPHNPYAPPPANPYAPPPANPYATPEPHTPVPDPYGQQPASPAPYDPYGQQPPTSGQPYDPYSAPPYGQPPAYGPPPTSGQPYGQPYQDPYAPQPYGAAPMYPHAGFAGSGGQQNTLGLVSMILGIVSIPLVCCYLGIPLGLAAAITGWMGKQKADQGLASNSGQALAGLICGGVGIVLGVLQIVLLMIGFASGA; from the coding sequence ATGCAGCCCGGTAGCCCCGGTCAGGACCCGTACGGCCAGCAACCGCCGTACGGGGATCCGACTGCGCCACCTCCGCACAACCCGTACGCGCCGCCGCCGGCCAATCCCTACGCACCGCCGCCGGCCAACCCGTACGCCACACCGGAACCGCACACGCCTGTGCCCGATCCGTACGGCCAACAGCCGGCCTCCCCCGCGCCGTACGACCCGTACGGTCAGCAGCCGCCCACCTCCGGGCAGCCCTACGACCCGTACTCGGCACCGCCCTACGGTCAGCCCCCGGCCTACGGGCCGCCGCCCACGTCGGGGCAGCCGTACGGCCAGCCCTACCAGGACCCGTACGCCCCGCAGCCGTACGGCGCCGCGCCGATGTACCCGCACGCGGGCTTCGCCGGCTCGGGGGGACAGCAGAACACCCTCGGCCTGGTGTCGATGATCCTCGGCATCGTGTCGATTCCGCTGGTCTGCTGCTACCTCGGCATCCCGCTGGGGTTGGCCGCGGCCATCACCGGCTGGATGGGCAAGCAGAAGGCCGATCAGGGCCTGGCCAGCAACTCCGGGCAGGCCCTCGCCGGCCTGATCTGTGGTGGCGTCGGCATTGTGCTGGGCGTGCTCCAGATCGTGCTGTTGATGATCGGCTTCGCATCCGGCGCCTAG
- the purN gene encoding phosphoribosylglycinamide formyltransferase, whose translation MPVIEPARIVVLVSGSGSNLQALLDATADPAYGARVVAVGADRDGIAGLDRAAAAGVPTFVARLKDHPSRDEWDASLTERVAEHRPDLVVSAGFLKLVGPSFLAAFGDRYLNTHNTLLPAFPGIHGPRDALAYGVKVTGATLFFVDAGMDTGPIVAQVAVPVHEDDDVDTLTERIKEAERQQLVEQVGRLVREGWTITGRKVTVP comes from the coding sequence GTGCCGGTGATCGAGCCCGCCCGCATCGTCGTCCTCGTCTCCGGCTCCGGCAGCAACCTGCAGGCGCTGCTGGACGCGACCGCCGACCCGGCGTACGGGGCCCGGGTGGTCGCGGTGGGCGCGGACCGTGACGGCATCGCCGGGTTGGATCGGGCCGCCGCCGCCGGTGTACCGACCTTCGTGGCGCGGCTCAAGGACCATCCGTCCCGTGACGAGTGGGACGCGTCGCTCACCGAGCGGGTCGCCGAGCACCGGCCCGACCTGGTCGTCTCCGCCGGGTTCCTGAAACTGGTCGGTCCCTCCTTCCTCGCCGCCTTCGGTGACCGCTACCTGAACACGCACAACACTCTGCTGCCGGCGTTCCCCGGCATCCACGGCCCACGGGACGCGCTCGCCTACGGCGTGAAGGTCACCGGCGCGACGCTCTTCTTCGTCGACGCCGGAATGGACACCGGCCCGATCGTGGCGCAGGTGGCGGTGCCGGTGCACGAGGACGACGACGTGGACACGCTCACCGAGCGCATCAAGGAAGCCGAGCGGCAGCAACTCGTCGAGCAGGTGGGCCGGCTGGTCCGCGAGGGTTGGACGATCACCGGGAGAAAGGTCACAGTTCCGTGA
- a CDS encoding CD225/dispanin family protein encodes MQPGYPSQPPQQVDNNMTMSIVAIFLFWPLAIPAIINASKVNPLLQQGDHAGAQAAAAESKKWSKWAIIVGVAWLVIVLLCCLGGGVLGSLSGTN; translated from the coding sequence ATGCAGCCCGGATACCCCTCCCAGCCGCCCCAGCAGGTCGACAACAACATGACGATGTCGATCGTCGCCATCTTCCTGTTCTGGCCGCTCGCGATCCCCGCGATCATCAACGCGTCGAAGGTCAACCCGCTGCTCCAGCAGGGTGACCACGCCGGCGCCCAGGCCGCCGCCGCCGAGTCGAAGAAGTGGTCCAAGTGGGCCATCATCGTCGGTGTCGCCTGGCTCGTGATCGTGCTGCTCTGCTGCCTGGGCGGCGGCGTCCTCGGCTCGCTCAGCGGCACAAACTGA
- the sucD gene encoding succinate--CoA ligase subunit alpha, which translates to MAIWLTKDSKVIVQGMTGSEGSKHTRRMLAAGTNVVGGVNPRKAGTTVDFDGTELPVFASVADAMKDTGADVTVIFVPPQFTKGAVIEAIDAEIPLAVVITEGVPVHDTAAFWAYNTAKGERTRIVGPNCPGIASPGASNAGIIPADITGSGRIGLVSKSGTLTYQMMYELRDIGFSTCVGIGGDPIIGTTHIDALAAFEADPDTDAIVMIGEIGGDAEERAAEYIKANVTKPVVGYIAGFTAPPGKTMGHAGAIISGSAGTADAKKAALEAVGVKVGKTPTETAKLMREIMSAG; encoded by the coding sequence ATGGCTATCTGGCTGACCAAGGACTCGAAGGTCATCGTCCAGGGGATGACCGGCTCCGAGGGGTCCAAGCACACCCGGCGGATGCTCGCCGCCGGGACCAACGTCGTCGGTGGCGTCAACCCGCGCAAGGCGGGCACCACCGTCGACTTCGACGGCACCGAACTGCCGGTCTTCGCCAGCGTCGCGGACGCGATGAAGGACACCGGTGCCGACGTCACCGTCATCTTCGTGCCCCCGCAGTTCACCAAGGGCGCGGTCATCGAGGCGATCGACGCCGAGATCCCGCTGGCCGTGGTGATCACCGAGGGGGTGCCGGTGCACGACACCGCCGCCTTCTGGGCGTACAACACGGCCAAGGGCGAGCGGACCCGGATCGTCGGGCCGAACTGCCCCGGCATCGCCTCGCCGGGCGCCTCCAACGCCGGCATCATCCCGGCCGACATCACCGGCAGCGGCCGGATCGGCCTGGTCAGCAAGAGCGGCACGCTGACCTACCAGATGATGTACGAGCTGCGGGACATCGGCTTCTCGACCTGCGTCGGAATCGGTGGCGACCCGATCATCGGCACCACGCACATCGACGCGCTGGCCGCGTTCGAGGCCGACCCGGACACCGACGCCATCGTGATGATCGGTGAGATCGGCGGCGACGCCGAGGAGCGGGCGGCCGAGTACATCAAGGCCAACGTCACCAAGCCGGTGGTCGGCTACATCGCCGGCTTCACCGCCCCGCCCGGCAAGACCATGGGGCACGCCGGCGCGATCATCTCCGGTTCGGCGGGCACCGCCGACGCGAAGAAGGCCGCGCTGGAGGCGGTCGGCGTCAAGGTCGGCAAGACCCCGACCGAGACCGCCAAGCTGATGCGCGAGATCATGTCCGCCGGCTGA
- a CDS encoding M23 family metallopeptidase: MQDDSSTPNRNLPHAPARHRRRIGRHGRRLAVGAVAVLGLGLGGVVVTNLDDSPTPSPVSLDAQARAEAAARAKATDQADRSARGSATPATPESPRPTPTASPTATPSASPTAKPRPTATKASKATTKTTKSTAPKPDWVIPMAGATVTSCYGPRWGTLHAGIDFALPAGTPVRAASGGTVTKAGDVGDGYGISVVIDHGNGYLTHYAHLSTTRVSVGGKVSTGQTIGLEGSTGDSTGPHLHFEVHQGQMWKQIDPAPFLRARGIDVAC; this comes from the coding sequence GTGCAGGACGACAGCTCCACCCCGAACCGCAACCTTCCCCACGCCCCCGCTCGGCATCGCCGCCGCATCGGCCGGCACGGCCGCCGGCTGGCCGTCGGCGCGGTCGCCGTACTGGGACTCGGACTCGGTGGCGTCGTCGTGACCAACCTCGACGACAGCCCGACCCCGAGCCCCGTCTCGCTCGACGCGCAGGCCCGCGCCGAAGCCGCCGCCCGCGCGAAGGCCACCGACCAAGCCGACCGCTCGGCCCGCGGGTCGGCCACCCCGGCCACCCCGGAGAGCCCGAGGCCGACCCCGACGGCGAGTCCGACCGCGACACCCAGTGCGAGCCCGACCGCGAAGCCCCGCCCGACGGCGACCAAGGCCAGCAAGGCCACCACGAAGACCACCAAGAGCACGGCGCCGAAGCCCGACTGGGTGATCCCGATGGCCGGTGCCACCGTCACCTCGTGCTACGGCCCCCGCTGGGGCACCCTGCACGCCGGAATCGACTTCGCGCTGCCCGCCGGCACCCCGGTTCGGGCCGCCTCCGGAGGCACCGTCACGAAGGCCGGCGACGTCGGTGACGGGTACGGCATCTCGGTCGTCATCGACCACGGCAACGGCTACCTCACCCACTACGCCCACCTGAGCACCACCCGGGTGAGCGTGGGCGGGAAGGTCAGCACCGGCCAGACCATCGGCCTGGAGGGCTCCACCGGTGACTCCACCGGGCCGCACCTGCACTTCGAGGTGCACCAGGGGCAGATGTGGAAACAGATCGATCCGGCGCCGTTCCTGCGCGCCCGGGGCATCGACGTGGCGTGCTGA
- a CDS encoding chorismate mutase, which yields MTDVMEQNGVPGEPGTAPNGTGPEDRTGPGAGTPGTGTAGADTPGTGTAEPGAAARIAEIRVRIDEIDRTLVELWQERAALSREVGATRMASGGTRLVLSREQEILERFRVALGADGTQLALLLLRAGRGPL from the coding sequence ATGACAGACGTGATGGAGCAGAACGGCGTCCCAGGCGAGCCCGGCACGGCCCCGAACGGCACCGGCCCGGAGGATCGCACCGGCCCCGGCGCGGGCACTCCCGGTACCGGCACCGCGGGTGCGGACACCCCGGGCACCGGCACCGCCGAACCGGGCGCCGCCGCCCGGATCGCCGAGATCCGGGTACGGATCGACGAGATCGACCGTACGCTCGTCGAGCTGTGGCAGGAGCGGGCCGCCCTGTCCCGCGAGGTCGGCGCGACCCGGATGGCCTCCGGAGGCACCCGGCTGGTGCTCTCCCGGGAACAGGAGATCCTGGAGCGCTTCCGGGTCGCCCTCGGCGCCGACGGCACCCAGTTGGCCCTGCTGCTGCTGCGGGCCGGTCGCGGCCCGCTGTGA
- a CDS encoding M23 family metallopeptidase encodes MRQRLSSEPDRYRGRRRVPTPPRSRYAAVVTTAFVGAGVVALGAGALPDAKSVEQSVLDELKQASISSQGAAERADAADRASRDGRNTPESIEDSGVWLLPLQGYDFNSPYGMRWGKLHSGIDLVAPEGTPYVSIHEGTVTKAGWFGGYGNAVIVQHPDGSEAIYGHSSAVSVREGQQVKAGDQLGLVGNTGHSYGVHLHLEIHVNGKPLDPVPWLQERGVDIKLQVEAIYSEVAES; translated from the coding sequence GTGCGCCAGCGCCTGTCGTCTGAGCCCGACCGATATCGCGGCCGCCGCCGCGTACCCACCCCCCCGCGTAGCCGCTACGCCGCAGTCGTCACCACCGCCTTCGTCGGTGCCGGCGTGGTCGCCCTGGGTGCCGGCGCACTGCCGGACGCCAAGAGCGTCGAACAGTCGGTGCTCGACGAGCTGAAGCAGGCGTCGATCAGCAGCCAGGGCGCTGCCGAGCGGGCCGACGCCGCCGACCGGGCCTCCCGGGACGGCCGGAACACGCCGGAGAGCATCGAGGACTCCGGCGTCTGGCTGCTGCCGCTGCAGGGCTACGACTTCAACTCCCCCTACGGAATGCGCTGGGGCAAGCTGCACAGCGGCATCGACCTGGTCGCGCCGGAGGGCACCCCGTACGTCTCGATCCACGAGGGCACGGTCACCAAGGCCGGTTGGTTCGGTGGGTACGGCAACGCCGTGATCGTCCAGCACCCCGACGGCAGCGAGGCGATCTACGGCCACTCCTCGGCCGTCAGCGTCCGGGAGGGCCAGCAGGTCAAGGCCGGCGACCAGCTCGGCCTGGTCGGCAACACCGGCCACTCCTACGGGGTCCACCTGCACCTGGAGATCCATGTCAACGGCAAGCCGCTCGACCCGGTGCCGTGGCTCCAGGAGCGCGGAGTGGACATCAAGCTGCAAGTCGAGGCAATTTACAGCGAGGTAGCGGAGTCCTGA
- the pcrA gene encoding DNA helicase PcrA yields the protein MHPLFDIPASPSAPEPDRALPPRRPAPGRLDPSELVAGLNGPQRDAVTHAGSPLLIVAGAGSGKTRVLTHRIAYLLAARDVHPGEIIAITFTNKAAGEMKERVAALVGPRARLMWVSTFHSACVRILRAEHEHAGLKSTFSIYDADDSRRLMQMVTRELDLDPKRYPARGLAAQVSNLKNELVDPETFADRASGPNERALAEAYTLYQRRLREAHALDFDDLIMTTVHLLQSHPHVAETYRRRFRHVLVDEYQDTNHAQYVLIKELVAGTEGLAPAELCVVGDADQSIYAFRGATIRNILEFERDFGDARTILLEQNYRSTQTILNAANAVIDRNTSRKPKRLWSDAGPGEQIVGYVADTEHAEADWVGREIDRLVDADEARPGDVAVFYRTNAQSRVFEEVFIRVGLPYKVVGGVRFYERKEVRDALAYLRAVVNDDDTVSLRRILNTPRRGIGDRAEACVEALSGRDRISFGAALRRAKDAPGISTRAANGIADFVALLDSARELAVDGTPEEVLEAVLTRSGYLTELEESLDPQDAGRVDNLQELVSVAREYTERIEATGAEGERASLAGFLEQVALVADADQIPAHPGSAPDGAEADDAAPYQGVVTLMTLHTAKGLEFPVVFLTGLEDGVFPHLRSLGDTRELEEERRLAYVGITRSRQRLYLSRAVTRSAWGQPAYNPPSRFLEELPTELVRWERTEGSYTSWGGGGGGVGGRADRAGGGFAGGTPRAVQLARKLGVDGSRLATASELPQGTKVIAGDRVNHQRYGLGRVVTVEGHGPGARAQIDFGDQTLWLVLRHAPIDKL from the coding sequence ATGCATCCTCTCTTCGACATCCCCGCGTCCCCGTCCGCGCCCGAGCCCGACCGGGCGCTGCCGCCGCGCCGGCCGGCTCCCGGTCGCCTCGACCCGTCAGAATTGGTGGCGGGACTCAACGGCCCCCAGCGGGACGCGGTCACCCACGCCGGCTCGCCGCTGTTGATCGTCGCCGGAGCGGGTTCCGGCAAGACCCGGGTGCTGACCCACCGGATCGCGTACCTGCTCGCCGCGCGGGACGTGCACCCCGGCGAGATCATCGCGATCACCTTCACCAACAAGGCCGCCGGTGAGATGAAGGAGCGAGTCGCCGCCCTGGTCGGTCCGCGCGCCCGGCTGATGTGGGTCTCCACGTTCCACTCCGCCTGCGTACGGATCCTGCGCGCCGAGCACGAGCACGCCGGGCTCAAGTCCACCTTCTCGATCTACGACGCCGACGACTCGCGCCGGTTGATGCAGATGGTCACCCGCGAGCTCGACCTCGACCCGAAGCGTTACCCGGCGCGGGGTCTGGCGGCCCAGGTCTCCAACCTCAAGAACGAACTGGTCGACCCGGAAACCTTCGCCGACCGTGCCTCGGGGCCGAACGAGCGGGCGCTGGCCGAGGCGTACACGCTGTATCAGCGACGGCTGCGCGAGGCACACGCGCTCGACTTCGACGACCTGATCATGACGACGGTGCACCTGCTCCAGTCGCACCCGCACGTCGCCGAGACCTACCGCCGCCGGTTCCGGCACGTGCTCGTCGACGAGTACCAGGACACCAACCATGCGCAGTACGTCCTGATCAAGGAGCTGGTCGCCGGCACGGAGGGCCTGGCACCGGCGGAGCTGTGCGTGGTCGGCGACGCGGACCAGTCGATCTACGCCTTCCGGGGCGCGACGATCCGTAACATCCTGGAGTTCGAACGCGACTTCGGTGACGCCCGCACCATCCTGTTGGAACAGAACTACCGCTCCACCCAGACCATCCTGAACGCGGCCAACGCGGTGATCGACCGCAACACCTCGCGTAAGCCGAAGCGGCTGTGGAGCGACGCCGGGCCGGGCGAGCAGATCGTCGGGTACGTCGCCGACACCGAGCACGCCGAGGCGGACTGGGTGGGTCGGGAGATCGACCGGCTGGTCGACGCCGACGAGGCCCGGCCGGGGGACGTGGCGGTCTTCTACCGCACCAACGCGCAGTCCCGGGTCTTCGAGGAGGTGTTCATCCGGGTCGGCCTGCCGTACAAGGTCGTCGGCGGGGTGCGCTTCTATGAGCGCAAGGAGGTCCGCGACGCGTTGGCCTACCTGCGCGCGGTGGTCAACGACGACGACACGGTGAGTCTGCGCCGGATCCTGAACACGCCCCGGCGGGGCATCGGTGACCGGGCCGAGGCGTGCGTGGAGGCACTGTCCGGCCGGGACCGCATCTCCTTCGGTGCCGCGCTGCGCCGGGCCAAGGACGCGCCGGGCATCTCCACCCGGGCGGCCAACGGCATCGCCGACTTCGTCGCGCTGCTCGACTCCGCCCGGGAGTTGGCTGTGGACGGCACCCCGGAGGAGGTGCTGGAGGCGGTGCTGACCCGCTCGGGCTATCTGACCGAGCTGGAGGAGAGCCTGGACCCGCAGGACGCGGGCCGGGTGGACAACCTCCAGGAACTGGTCAGTGTGGCCCGGGAGTACACCGAACGGATCGAGGCGACCGGCGCGGAGGGGGAGCGGGCCTCGCTGGCCGGCTTTCTGGAGCAGGTGGCCCTGGTGGCCGATGCCGACCAGATACCTGCGCATCCCGGCTCGGCACCTGACGGCGCCGAGGCAGACGACGCCGCGCCCTACCAGGGCGTGGTCACGCTGATGACCCTGCACACCGCCAAGGGTCTGGAGTTCCCGGTGGTCTTCCTGACCGGCCTGGAGGACGGCGTCTTTCCGCACCTGCGTTCGCTGGGCGACACCCGGGAGTTGGAGGAGGAGCGGCGACTGGCGTACGTGGGCATCACCCGGTCCCGGCAGCGCCTTTACCTGTCCCGGGCGGTGACCCGGTCGGCGTGGGGGCAGCCGGCGTACAACCCGCCGTCGCGGTTCCTGGAGGAGCTGCCGACCGAGCTGGTCCGCTGGGAGCGCACGGAGGGGTCGTACACCTCCTGGGGTGGCGGTGGGGGTGGCGTGGGCGGTCGTGCGGACCGGGCGGGCGGCGGTTTCGCCGGAGGTACGCCCCGCGCGGTCCAACTGGCCCGCAAGCTCGGCGTGGACGGCAGCCGGCTGGCCACCGCGAGCGAACTGCCCCAGGGCACCAAGGTCATCGCCGGGGACCGGGTCAACCACCAGCGGTACGGACTCGGCCGGGTGGTGACGGTGGAGGGGCACGGTCCGGGTGCTCGCGCGCAGATCGATTTCGGCGACCAGACCCTGTGGCTGGTGCTGCGGCACGCCCCGATCGACAAGCTCTGA
- a CDS encoding DUF4190 domain-containing protein — MNAPYPPPPPPPAGRDRTTLWGVLGIVTGVLCCGILGIVFGWLSLRDARRYRHSPVLGYVSIGLGVLNIVGSLILSATGNYPYWNR, encoded by the coding sequence GTGAACGCTCCGTATCCACCGCCCCCGCCGCCGCCGGCAGGGCGGGACCGCACCACGCTGTGGGGCGTGCTGGGCATCGTGACCGGGGTGCTCTGCTGCGGCATTCTCGGCATCGTCTTCGGCTGGTTGTCGCTCCGCGACGCACGCCGCTATCGGCACTCCCCGGTGTTGGGCTACGTCTCGATCGGCCTGGGTGTGCTCAACATCGTGGGCAGCCTGATCCTGTCCGCCACGGGCAACTACCCGTACTGGAACCGCTGA
- the sucC gene encoding ADP-forming succinate--CoA ligase subunit beta, translating to MDLYEYQGRDLFERHGLPVLAGGVATTPEEARAIADRLGGRVVVKAQVKVGGRGKAGGVKLAEGAEETVARATDILGMDIKGHTVHKVMITVTADVAEEYYFSYLLDRANRTFLCIASVAGGMDIEQVAADTPDKVVKAPIDAVKGVDEAKAREIVSAAGFPAEVADQVVDVAVGLWKAFVAEDATLVEVNPLAKTADGTLLLLDAKISLDENAGFRHPDHEALVDQATVDPLEQAAKEKDLNYVKLDGEVGIIGNGAGLVMSTLDVVAYAGERHGNVKPANFLDIGGGASAAVMANGLEIVLSDPSVRSVFVNVFGGITACDEVANGIIQALALLEQRGEQVTKPLVVRLDGNNAEAGRAILDSANNPLVQRVDTMDGAAERAAELAAAGV from the coding sequence GTGGACCTGTACGAATACCAGGGGCGGGACCTGTTCGAGCGGCACGGTCTGCCCGTGCTCGCCGGCGGCGTTGCCACGACCCCGGAGGAGGCCCGCGCGATCGCCGATCGCCTCGGCGGCCGAGTGGTCGTCAAGGCGCAGGTGAAGGTCGGCGGGCGAGGCAAGGCCGGCGGCGTCAAGCTCGCCGAGGGCGCGGAGGAGACGGTGGCCCGCGCCACCGACATCCTCGGCATGGACATCAAGGGTCACACGGTCCACAAGGTCATGATCACGGTGACCGCCGACGTGGCCGAGGAGTACTACTTCTCGTACCTGCTCGACCGGGCGAACCGTACCTTCCTCTGCATCGCCAGCGTCGCGGGTGGCATGGACATCGAGCAGGTCGCCGCCGACACCCCGGACAAGGTCGTCAAGGCCCCGATCGACGCCGTCAAGGGCGTGGACGAGGCCAAGGCCCGGGAGATCGTCTCCGCTGCCGGGTTCCCGGCCGAGGTCGCCGACCAGGTCGTCGACGTCGCGGTGGGGCTGTGGAAGGCGTTCGTCGCCGAGGACGCCACCCTGGTCGAGGTCAACCCGTTGGCCAAGACCGCGGACGGCACGCTGCTGCTGCTGGACGCCAAGATCTCGCTGGACGAGAACGCCGGCTTCCGGCACCCGGACCACGAGGCCCTGGTCGACCAGGCGACCGTGGACCCGCTTGAGCAGGCCGCCAAGGAGAAGGACCTCAACTACGTCAAGCTCGACGGCGAGGTCGGCATCATCGGCAACGGCGCGGGCCTGGTCATGTCCACGCTCGACGTGGTCGCGTACGCCGGAGAGCGGCACGGCAACGTCAAGCCGGCCAACTTCCTCGACATCGGCGGCGGCGCGAGCGCCGCGGTGATGGCCAACGGCCTGGAGATCGTGCTCTCCGACCCGTCGGTCCGCAGCGTCTTCGTCAACGTGTTCGGTGGCATCACCGCCTGCGACGAGGTCGCCAACGGCATCATCCAGGCGCTGGCCCTGCTGGAGCAGCGCGGGGAGCAGGTCACCAAGCCGCTCGTCGTGCGGCTGGACGGCAACAACGCCGAAGCTGGTCGGGCGATCCTCGACAGCGCGAACAACCCGCTGGTGCAGCGGGTCGACACCATGGACGGCGCGGCCGAGCGGGCCGCCGAGCTGGCGGCTGCGGGGGTCTGA
- a CDS encoding ABC transporter ATP-binding protein, with protein sequence MSDVVLETRDLVKHFPLTRGIVFKKQIGAVRAVDGINLELRRGETLGIVGESGCGKSTLARLLVGLETPTSGDLFVQGKNMAKVGAEERRRGRRNIQLVMQDPYTSLNPRMTVGDIIGEPFEVHPDVVPKGQRRPKVQELLELVGLNPDHINRYPHQFSGGQRQRIGIARALALNPEIILCDEPVSALDVSIQAQVINLLEKLQNELGLSYIFIAHDLSVVRHIADRVAVMYLGKIVEIGTEDEIYETPTHPYTQALLSAVPVPDPKLRGHRDQIVLVGDVPSPANPPSGCRFRTRCWKAQDVCAEEEPLLQVRDKSGHPSACHFAEVRDVVHATE encoded by the coding sequence ATGAGTGACGTGGTGTTGGAGACCCGCGACCTGGTCAAGCACTTCCCGCTCACCCGGGGCATCGTCTTCAAGAAGCAGATCGGCGCGGTCCGCGCGGTCGACGGGATCAACCTGGAGCTGCGGCGCGGCGAGACCCTCGGCATCGTGGGCGAGTCCGGTTGCGGCAAGTCCACGTTGGCCCGGTTGCTCGTCGGTCTGGAGACGCCGACCTCCGGTGACCTGTTCGTGCAGGGCAAGAACATGGCCAAGGTCGGCGCCGAGGAACGGCGTCGGGGCCGGCGGAACATCCAGCTGGTGATGCAGGACCCGTACACCTCGCTGAACCCGCGGATGACCGTCGGTGACATCATCGGCGAGCCGTTCGAGGTGCACCCGGACGTGGTGCCCAAGGGCCAGCGTCGGCCCAAGGTGCAGGAGCTGCTGGAACTGGTCGGCCTGAACCCCGACCACATCAACCGCTACCCGCACCAGTTCTCCGGCGGTCAGCGGCAGCGCATCGGCATCGCCCGGGCGCTGGCGCTCAACCCGGAGATCATCCTCTGCGACGAGCCGGTCTCGGCGCTGGACGTCTCCATCCAGGCGCAGGTGATCAACCTGCTGGAGAAGCTCCAGAACGAGTTGGGTCTGTCGTACATCTTCATCGCTCACGACCTGTCCGTGGTGCGGCACATCGCCGACCGGGTCGCGGTGATGTACCTCGGCAAGATCGTCGAGATCGGCACCGAGGACGAGATCTACGAGACGCCCACGCATCCGTACACCCAGGCGCTGCTGTCGGCGGTGCCGGTGCCGGACCCGAAGCTGCGTGGGCACCGTGACCAGATCGTCCTGGTCGGCGACGTGCCGTCGCCGGCCAACCCGCCGTCCGGCTGCCGGTTCCGTACCCGCTGCTGGAAGGCCCAGGACGTCTGCGCGGAGGAGGAGCCACTGCTGCAGGTCAGGGACAAGTCCGGCCACCCGAGCGCCTGCCACTTCGCCGAGGTACGCGACGTGGTGCACGCGACGGAGTAG